The Staphylococcus haemolyticus region TACGTCTTTCTCGTTCTAGTTCTTCTAGATACGCAAGATATTTCTTTTTATGAAAATAATCAATCAAAGCAAAGACTTTCTGTTCGATGTTAGTGGGCAAAGCCATACTATACTTTTTAAAATCATTAATTAATTCAATATTCTTTCTCGTAATAGGCTTTGATGAATTCGAATTAAAATCTTTCACATCTAACTCAGAGATCGTAGTCCACTCTTTATACATGTTTATAACTTTAAAATGATGCTCTGAATCATTCATTAATTTCTCATGATTTAAGAGTATATCATCCAACCAATCATCTAACAGAAATATATTCTTTCTAACCTGATATGCAATACGATTTGGAATGCCACTATGTTCTTTAAAATGTTCAATCCCAAGTTTCATAATTGTGTCTTTTGACTTTGATCGAAGTATATATTGATACTTTAATTCTTTTCCGCATTCACAATATAACGGCGTATCATTACAACACGTTCGGTAATTTTCATTTACTTTAAAGTCGATAAGTTCCCACTCTTCTGAATAGCGATACATATCATTGATTAATATATTCTTTTTTCTGTATTTATAATACTTAAACAGTATTTCTCTTTGGTTATCAGTTAATTGACTGATTAAAGCATGTCTATGTTTCTCGTTATTCACATATCTCAAATAACCACCTCTTCTACTTAAAAGGTTAACTTTAGTTCATTACACATTAATGTGATGGTTTGATTTTCTATGTTAGCATATGTAAAAAAGAGATATGACTAATCACTCATTAATCATATCTCTTTATCAACACTATGATATTCAATTATAATGCCTAGTCTCATAGCAGACGGCTACTACTGTACATGATTTTGTTTTTTAAAGTCCACGCATGGTCGTTGACTTAATTATATTATAATATTTTTATATAATAAATAAAACATTTATATGTATTAACCTAGAAACGTTTAAATACAAAACAAAAAACCTATAACCACAAGGGTTATAGGCTATATAGTGGAGACGGCGGGATTCGAACCCGCGTCCAGAGGTCCTGATACACACCTTTCTACGTGTGTAGTCTATTGATGAATTTCGCATAATAGTAAGCAACAGACAACCAGTATTATGCTAGTTTGATTGGATTTCTTCTAAACAGACTTCAAACGGCAGTGTTTAGCATATCCTACTAGGGTTGAATCGCGTTAACAGCACGTAGGAGATGCTGTTAGGCGATGCAGAGTGCTATTACGCAGCTACTGCGAAATTATTGTTTGATTTGTCAGTTATATTTACTGAAATGTGTTGATGTCGGAGACAACCCTCCGACACGCTTAATGTGCTCGAGGGACCCCTGTCGAATCCAAAAACGCCCCCGTAATAAAATTTATAAATCATTACAATACGTAGTGACTGACTGAACTAAGAAAGCAATATATAAAGCAATTCTTAGTTCTAGTCATTCATACTAAAGTGAAATAACACAATCGAAAGAATCCTACTTCACTCTCTATCTAACGTATTTTTTTATTCACAACATCAGTTATCATACCAAATAGCACCAGATTAAGCAACAAACACGCTTAATAACGGTCTTTGATTGCACGATCAACATCACGTTTCATTGCTTTATCTTTTAAAGCTTGACGTTTATCATGTATTTTCTTACCACGTGCTACGCCTAATAAGACTTTACATTGACCATGTTTTAAATAAAGTTTTAATGGAATAAGTGAATAGCCAATTTCTCTCGTACGTTCGCCAAGTTTAATAATTTCCTTCTTATGAAGTAATAACTTTCTAGAACGTAAAGGGTCATGATTGAAACGGTTACCTTCCTCATAAGGTGCAATGTGCATATTATTAATGAACATCTCGCCACGTTTAACTTGCGCATAGCTATCTTTCAAATTGGCACTACCACGACGAATAGATTTAATCTCTGTTCCCTTTAAAGCAATACCCGCTTCAATTGTATCTTCAATATTATAATCATGTCTGGCTTTACGGTTTTCAGCTAGTGTGCCGGGTGATTTCGTTTTCTTCTTAGCCATTAATCTGTGTCACCTCTTTGCTGATTATTTTTTCTTACGACGTGATTTTTTCTTCACACTTTTATCTTTATAGAATGGTTTGTGATTCGTTTTACCTTGTTTATCACGACTACGTTGGTTTTTACCTTTTCGTTGCTTGCGCTTTTTCTTCTTGCCTTTATGATCATCATCTTTAAATTTATCTAAGGACTTGCCACGTGTTTTAGCTTGAATCGTTTTACCTCTCGATGGTCGTTGACTTCGATCATTTTTTGGCAATGGCATACCAACAATTTGGAAATCAATTATTCGTTCATCTACATCGACATGTGTGACTTTCACTGTAACTTGATCGCCTATACGGAATACTTTTGCTTGACGCTCACCAATAAGTGCCATTTGACGTTCATCAAATTGATAATAATCATCTGTCATATTTGAAATATGAACCATACCTTCAATTGTGTTAGGTAGTTCGATAAACATACCGAAATTTGCAGCAGAGCTTACAATACCTTCAAATTCATCACCGATATGTTGAATCATATACTCAGCTTTTTTCAATTCATCAGTATCTCGTTCTGCTTCAATTGCACGACGTTCACGTTGAGACGTGTGCTCAGCTAATTCAGGTAATTTATCTTCCCATTTGTGTAATTCTTTGTTATTCATTGAATTATCGATAAGATATTTTCGAATTAAACGATGAACTGTTAAGTCCGGATAACGTCTAATAGGTGATGTGAAATGCGTATAATATTCTGCTGATAAACCAAAGTGACCTAAGTTTGTATCATCATAATGTGCTTGTTGCATTGAACGTAACATCATTGTTGAGATAACCATTTGTTCAGTGCGACCTTCAACTTCTTCTTGGATAGATTGTAATGTTGAAGGATGAATATCTTCACCCGTACCTTTAATCATAATTCCAAAGTTTGTAATAAAGTCGAAGAACTGTCTTAAACGATCTGATTTTGGTTGTTCGTGAACACGGTAAATGAAAGGAACTTCAAGTTTATTGAAATGTTCTGCCACCGTTTCGTTAGCAGCTAACATAAATGATTCAATTAAACGTTCACCTTCGCCTCGCTCACGTAAAACCACATCAGTTGGTAAGCCTTCGTTATTCACTAACACTTTAGCTTCACTAATATCAAAGTCAATTTCACCACGACGTTTACGCATTTGGATTAAACGATTTGATAAATCTTGTGCTAAATCAAGCATTGGTGTAATTTCTTGATACTGCTTACGCACGTCAGGGTCCTTTTCAGTGATAATTTGATTAACCGCATCATAAGTCATTCTGTAATTAGAATGGATGACACTATCAAAAATGTCATGTTTAACCACTTCGCCTCGTTCATTGATTTCCATACGACAACTTAGTGTTAAGCGATCAACTTCTGGGTTCAATGAACAAATACCGTTACTTAATCGGTGTGGAATCATTGGAATCACTCGGTCTACTAAATAAACACTTGTCGCTCTATCGTAAGCTTCTTTATCAAGTGCTGAGTCTTCTTTAACATAGTAGCTGACATCCGCAATACTTACAGTTAATTCAGTGTGACCATTTTTTAATTTTTTTACACTAATAGCATCGTCTAAGTCTTTTGCGTCTGCACCATCAATGGTAATAGTTAACTCGTCACGCAAGTCTGTACGACCTTTAATTTCATCAGGCTTAATCTCTTCAGGGACCGCTTCGGCTTCTTTCAATACATTATCAGGGAATTCGATTTCGATACCGTGCTGATAAATGATTGATAAGATATCTACTCCTGGGTCATTTTTATGGCCTAGAATCGCAAATATATGTCCTTCAGGATTATCTGTACCATCTGCATACTTCGTAATTTGAACGAGTACTTTATGACCATCTACCGCACCAAGACTTTGACCTTTCGGAATGAAGATGTCTTGCATAATGCGTTTATCATCTGGGATAACAAAGCCAAAATGTTTCGCTTCACTATAGGTACCGACTACTTGAGTGACAGAATGTTTCTCGATTGATTTAACTTCGCCTTCAATTTTACCTTTATGCTCTCCTTTAGACTTCTGTATTTCTACAATAACTGTATCACCATCTAATGCGCGATTAATCTTAGTTGGTGGAATAAAGATATCATCCATATCTTCTTGTTCAGGACGTAGGAATGCAAAGCCCTTCTTATTTTGACTTAATGTCCCTTTAATTAACTTAGAATTTGAACTTTTATGCGATTGTTTGCGTTGGTATCTATCTGTTTTAGTTCGTTCAACTAAACCTGCTTGTTCAAGTTCTACTAGCACCTTTATTAAATCTCTAAACGAGTCGGCACTATTAAGACCTAAAGCATCTTGAAAATCAGATACCGACATCGGTTCGTAATCAGGTTGCTTTATGATTTCTTCAATGGATTGCTTTAAATTCATCATGCCCCTCCTTTCTTCTTTCGTTTAATTTTTTTAAATTTATTATTCAGACCAATCTAAAGATTCTAAGAAACTGTATACATCTTCGAATACTTGTTCTTTTTCTTTATCGATTGTAATGACATGACCTGAATTCGCATACCATTTGATGTCTTTTTCATCTGAGTCGACATTCTCGTATATATAATTTGCTGATTGAGGATTAATCATTTCATCATTTTCAGCTTGTACTACTAAAATTGGATCTAACACTTCATCGATTTCGTTTCTAACGTTATTTAATGTTTCGCTTAACTCTTTTAACGTTTCAGTAGGATGGAAGTCTTCCATTTCTTTATCAATCGTTGCTTGATCTTTGCCTTCATATTTTTTGAAGTTTCTTGCATATTCTAAAAAGCCTTCGTATATAGCACCTTGCGTTTTACCTTCAGCGGGTGCACACATAGTTACAATACCCTTTACAGGACGATTTAAGCTCAATTTCAATGCGAATACACCACCGAGAGATAAGCCTGCTACGGCAATGTCTTCATAGCCTTGGTCTACTAAATAATCATAACCATCAAGCACATCTTTAAACCATACATGTGGGCTTGATTTTAGAATTTCTTCAGGTGGTGCAGCATGCCCTTCGTATTGAGGCGCATAAGAAGTGTAGCCTTTCTTCTGTAAGAATCTCCCTAATTGTCTTACGTCTGATGAATTACCTGTAAATCCATGTAGAAGTAAGACTGCTCGTTTCCCTTCCTCAAAGAAAAACGGTTGTGGTAATTTAATTTGCATTCAAAATCCCTCTTCCATTATTATCTCAAAATTATTCTTGCGTTATATTTTTTAATTCAAATACAATGCTTCGTATTAATATTATAATTAACTAAATATTCCCTTACTATCTCGGAAATATGCATTATTTAAAATCGGACCTTAGGTCTCCTGACTAAATATCAATGACGTCGTCCGTCACTATTCATTATAAATAAAAAAGCCCGACATTAACATCGTCGGACCTTATAAACCAAAGTAACTGATACCAATCATTATTAAAAAGAAAATGACTGCTAAAATAATTGTTAATCTATGCAAGAATAAATCGACGCCACGTTGTTTTTGTTTACCAAATAACTGTTCTGCGCCACCACTAATAGCACCTGAAAGTCCATTACTTTTACCTTCTTGGAGTAATACAACAGTGATTAATGCAATACAATCAATAATTAATAGTACTATGAAAAGTGTATGCATGAAAATTGTCCTCCATTCATTATATACGTTCCGAATTATATCATATACTAGTCTTTATAATCAATGACTATCGATTAAACGTACTCTTACGGATGATTGAAATAACTAGCATGTATAATGCTAATACTGTAGAGCCCACAATTACGATTATAATAGGAATAATAAACAACACTGATTTAGCTGTTATTATCGCATTAATAACCATAGTTACGTTTACTAATGTAAATAATACATTTGAAACATAGACTGCAAACATAAACCACCACAGATATTTATGTCGATTCCATAATGCAATGACACCTGCTAAATATGCCAATATATACATAATGCCAGTATATCTAAAGCTATTTAATATATTAGCTACTGCACTATCACTTGCTTTCTGTCCTGCCTGTGATAATAGTGTCTTAGCTGTTAACGTATCTAATGCAATAAAGTTATGGATGATCAATAAAATACATAAAATTAAAGAACTGTAGCCTATTAATTTACCTGCATTGCGTTCTCTTTGACTAGGTTGATTAAGTTGATTCTCCATCTTTATTTCTCCTTCTTTTATATACATAACTATTATATCAGTTTGTATACCTAAATTAAATCTGTTCCATGTTCGTCAAGAATCATTAGTAGGTTAGATATATATGATAAAAGCTACATTAATGATTTTGTCATTATGATTTCACAATTTAGTTAATCACTTACATTGTTTAATAATTAAAAAACCTGCCACAGTCTCAACTCTGTGACAGGTAATACATAAGCGTGAACTCTATTATTGTTTTAAATAGGTTAAATTATTAGACTTATTTGTCTAAGTTGTAGAATGATTTGATACCATCGAATTTAGCAGTTTCAAATAATTCATCTTCAATACGTAATAATTGATTGTATTTAGCAATACGGTCAGTTCTTGATAATGAACCAGTTTTAATTTGACCAGCATTAGTAGCTACTGCGATATCAGAGATTGTAGTATCTTCTGTTTCACCTGAACGGTGAGAAACTACTGCAGTATATCCAGCTTTTTGAGCCATTTCGATTGCTTCGAAAGTTTCTGTTAGAGTACCAATTTGGTTAACTTTGATTAAGATTGAGTTACCAATACCTTGTTCAATACCTCTAGAAAGAATTTCAGTGTTAGTTACGAATAAATCGTCACCTACTAATTGAACTTTATCACCAATACGATTAGTTAATTGTTTCCAACCGTCCCAGTCATTTTCATCCATACCATCTTCGATAGTGATGATTGGGTATTTACCAATTAATTCTTCTAAGTAGTCAACTTGTTCAGCTGCGCTACGTTTTGCACCATGTTCACCTTCGAATTTAGTGTAATCATATACGCCATTTTCGTAGAATTCAGATGATGCACAGTCAAATCCTAAGAATACATCTTCACCAGGTTTGTAACCTGCTTTTTCGATAGCTTTAATGATTGTTTCTACAGCATCTTCAGTACCTTCAAATTTAGGAGCGAAACCACCTTCGTCACCTACTGCTGTTTCTAAACCACGCTCACTTAAGATTGATTTTAAGTTATGGAAGATTTCAGCACCCCAACGTAATGCTTCTTTGAATGATTCTGCACCTGTTGGTAAAATCATGAATTCTTGGAATGCGATTGGTGCGTCTGAGTGAGAACCACCATTAACGATGTTCATCATAGGAACTGGTAATTGTTTACCGTTGAATCCACCTAAATATTTGTATAAAGGTTGACCTAATAAGTCTGCTGCTGCACGTGCAACTGCGATAGATACACCTAAAATAGCGTTTGCACCTAATTTACCTTTGTTAGGTGTACCGTCTAATTGAATCATCATTTTATCAATAGATACTTGATCTAATACTGAAAATTCACCTTCAACGATTTCTGGTGCAATAATTTCGTTAACATTTTCAACAGCTTTAGTAACACCTTTACCGCTATAACGTGATTTATCTCCATCACGTAATTCAACTGCTTCGTGTTCACCTGTAGAAGCACCTGATGGCACTAATGCACGACCGAAAGCACCGCTTTCAGTTAATACTTCAACTTCAACTGTTGGGTTACCACGTGAGTCTAAGACTTCGCGAGCATAAACATCTGTAATAATTGGCATGTGAAAAATCTCCTTTAATTTAGATTCTAAAGCTATTATAGCTTGATTTAATCTTTAAATAAAATATTTATATCAGATAAGGACTGAATCCCTAAAGTTTCAAATATCGCATTAGGGATTACAATGTTCTTACCATTTATAACTGTACTAATTTTTAGTGTTTAATAAGTGATTCACCAGTCATGTCTGATGGTTGATCTACATTTAATAAATCTAATAGTGTTGGTGCTAAATCTCCTAGACGACCAGTTTCACGTAATGTAACGCCTTCTTTAGTTACAATAACAGGAACCGGATTAGTCGTATGAGTAGTCATTGGTTGATCATCATCTGTTAATACTTGGTCAGAGTTACCATGGTCAGCTGTAATAATTGCATAACCATTCATGTCTAAGATTTTATCAACAACTTCACCTAAGCATTCATCCACTGCTTCAATTGCTTTAATCGTTGGTTCTAACATACCACTATGTCCAACCATATCAGGGTTAGCAAAGTTTAAGATAATTAAATCTAAATCACCTTTATCTAACTCTTCTAATAACGCATCTTTAACTTCATACGCACTCATTTCTGGTTTTAAATCGTAAGTCGCTACTTTTGGTGAATCGATTAAACGACGACGCTCACCTTCAAATTCTTCATTACGTCCACCACTCATAAAGTACGTTACATGTGGATATTTTTCAGTTTCAGCAATACGTAATTGTTTTAAGTTGTTATTTTGAGCAACTTCACCAATTGTGTTTGTTAAATCCACTTTCTCGAAGACAACTTCAGCATCTACATTATCATTATATTTAGTAAATGTTGCGTAGAATAAATCGTTGACTTGTTCTACTTTGAAACCATCAAAGGCTTTGTTAGTAAATACTTCTGACAACTGAGCTGCTCTATCAGGGCGGAAGTTGAAAAAGATAACTGCATCTCCATCATTGATGCCATTATTTTGACCTTCAACGATAAATGGTTCTACGAATTCATCTGTTAAATCATTAGCGTAGTTAGCTTCAACGCCTTCTTTTGCTGAAGCATAAGTAGGCCCTTCAAAGTTACGGATAGCATTATATGCTTTTTGTTCACGGTCCCAACGTTTGTCACGGTCCATTGCATAATAACGACCAGAAATAGATGCGAATTGACCTACACCTAATGATTTAAATTTGGCTTCTGTGTCTTCAATATATTTTAGTGCTGATTTTTGGTCTACGTCACGACCGTCTAAGAATGCATGTACATAAACTTTATCTAAACCTTTTTGTTTAGCAAGATCTAACAATGCAAATAGATGTTGGTAATGACTGTGTACACCACCATCAGATAGTAATCCAAAGACATGTAATGCAGAATCATGCTCATTAACATGTTGCACGGCGTTATTTAACACATCATTTTCAAAGAAATCGCCATCTGCGATTGATTTATTGATACGTGTCAAACTTTGGTAAACAATACGTCCTGCACCAATGTTCATATGACCAACTTCTGAGTTGCCCATTTGGCCTTCTGGAAGACCTACGTCTAAACCACTTGCTTCAATTTGTGTAGTTGGATATTTACTGTAATAGCGGTCAAAATTTGGTTTATGCGCTTGTTTCACAGCATTACCATGTTCACTTTCACGATTAGCGAAACCATCTAAAATGATTAAAGCTGTCGGTTGTTTAGCCATAATTATTTTGCACCTTCTAACAATTGTACGAAATCTTCAACTTTTAATGATGCGCCACCTACTAATGCACCATCAATGTCAGATTGAGCCATGTATTCTTTAACGTTGTTAGGTTTAACACTACCACCGTATTGAATACGTGTTGCGTCAGCAACATCTTGACTAGCCACTTTCGCTACTGTTTTACGCACGTGAGCACACATTTCATTAGCATCATCAGAAGTAGCTGATTTACCAGTACCGATTGCCCAAATTGGTTCGTATGCAATAACAACTTCTTTAAGTTGCTCTTCTGATAAACCTTCTAATGCTTTTTCAACTTGATTGCTAACGATTTCATTAGCTTTGCCATTTTCGCGTTCTTCATCTGTTTCACCAACACAAATAATTGGTGTCATGCCATGATTAAATACCGCATGTGCTTTTTTATTCACATCTTCATCTGTTTCATGGAATAATTCACGACGTTCTGAGTGTCCAATAACTACGTATTTAACACCTAAGTCAGCTAATGCCACTGGAGAAGTTTCTCCTGTGAATGCACCATTATCTTCAAAATAAGTGTTTTGAGCACCAATTTTTAATCCTTTTGCTTTGCCATCATTCACTAATGAAATTAGTGCATCTAATTGAATTGTTGGTGCACAAATTACTGATTCAACTTCTTTTTCATCAGGTAATGTTGGTAAATTATTAACGAAGTCTTTAGCTTCTTTAACTGTTTTGTTCATTTTCCAGTTACCAGCTATGATTGGTTTTCTCATTGATTACACTCCTATATATTTAAAATTGTAATTTTAGCATTAAATAAATTTTTAAGACGTAAAGTCTTATTCTTTATACATTTTCCCTTGAAAATGCTTAGAAAAACGTACACCTTTTATAAGGTGATTATTTATCATTAATTGCTTTAATTCCTGGTAATTCAATACCTTCAAGGTATTCTAATGATGCACCGCCGCCAGTAGAAATGTGTGTGAAGTCATCTTCAAAACCTAAAGAAATTGCAGCAGCTGCTGAGTCACCACCACCGATAATTGTAGTAGCGTCTTTTAAGTTAGCAATGGCTTTACATACACCGATTGTACCTTGAGCAAAGTTACTAAATTCAAATACACCCATAGGTCCATTCCATACTACTGTATGTGCACCTTCTAATTCTTTAGAGAATAATTCAACAGTTTTAGGGCCAACGTCCATTGCTTCTTGATCAGAAGGGATGTTATCAATTGATACTTCAGTAATTTCAGCGTCATTTGAGAATTCTTTCGCAACTTTCGCATCTACTGGTAAAACAATTTGATCGCCGTTACTTTCAAGTAATTCTTTAGCAAAGTCGATTTTGTCTTCTTCTAGTAAAGATAAACCAATTTCTTTACCTTGTGCTTTTAAGAAAGTATACGCCATTCCACCACCAATAAGAATTTTATCAGCGATATTTACTAAGTTTTTAATAACACCAATTTTGTCAGATACTTTTGCGCCACCTAAAATTGCAACTACTGGTTTATGTGGGTCGTTAACAACACCACCGATAAATTTAATTTCTTTTTCCATTAAATAACCAGCCGCTGTTTCTAAATGAGTTGAAATACCAACGTTAGATGCATGTTCACGGTGAGCTGTACCGAAAGCATCATTTACAAATACATCGCCTAGTGATGCCCAATATTTACCTAATTTAGAATCATTTTTAGATTCTTTTTTTCCATCTAAATCTTCGAAACGTGTATTTTCAACTAATAATACATCGCCTTCACTTAAGTTTTTGATAGCTGATTCTAATTTTTCACCACGTGTTTCAGGTACGAAAGTAACTTCTTTACCTAATTTTTCAGATAAAGCATCAGCAACAGGTTTTAATGTAAGACCTTCTTTATCACTTTCTTGTTTAACTTTTCCTAAGTGAGAAAATAGTACTAATTTACCACCTTGTTCGATGATATATTTAATTGTTGGTAAAGCCTGAACAATACGGTTATCATTTGTGATCTTACCGTCTTTTAAAGGTACATTGAAATCAGCACGTTCTAAAACAACTTTCCCTTTTAAATCTAAATCAGAAACAATTTTCTTTGCCATTATAATTTCCTCCTCTAAATAGGAATTACTAATATAAAAATAAGCGGAGAAGCGTTAGTGCTCCCCGCTTACTCATAAGCTAACTTATTTCAATAATTTGTACAAGTGTACTGTGAATAGTACATCCATACTGAGCACAAGTTTATTTAACTATGCTTCTAAATTATTTAGATAATTCTGCTAAATATTCTAAAGTACGAACTAATTGAGCAGTGTAAGACATTTCGTTGTCATACCAAGCTGCAACTTTAACTAATTGACGGTCACCAACAGACATTACACGAGTTTGAGTAGCATCGAATAATGAACCGTAAGTCATGCCAACTACGTCAGAAGAAACGATTTCGTCTTCAGTGTAACCAAATGATTCGTTTGAAGCGTTTTTCATTGCTTTGTTAACGTCTTCAACAGTAACGTCTTTTTCTAATACAACTGTCACTTCAGTTAATGAACCTGTAGCAACTGGTACACGTTGAGCACCACCGTCTAATTTACCATCGATTTCAGGAATAACTTTACCGATTGCTTTTGCAGCACCTGTTGAGTTAGGTACGATGTTTTGAGCTGCTGCACGTGCACGACGTTTGTCACCTTTTTTATGTGGACCGTCTTGAGTCATTTGGTCACCAGTGTATGCGTGAATAGTTGTCATTAAACCTTCAACTAAACCAAATTCATCACTTAATACTTTAGCAACTGGTGCTAATGAGTTAGTAGTACATGATGCACCTGAAACAACTGTTTCTGAACCATCTAAGTCATTGTGGTTAGTGTTGAATACGATTGTTTTTACATCACCTTGAGCTGGTGCAGAGATTAATACTTTTTTAGCACCTGCATTGATGTGTGCTTCTGCTTTTTCTTTATCTGTATAGAAACCAGTACATTCTAATACTACGTCGATATCTAAATCGCCCCAAGGTAATTTGCTTGCATCTGGTTCTTCGTATGATTTAACTTCTTTACCATTTACGCGGAAACCACCATCAACAACTTCAACTTCTCCTGTGAAACGACCTTGCATAGTGTCATATTTTAATAAATGAGCTAACATTTCGTCGTCTGTTAAGTCGTTTACTGCAACTACTTCAATACCTTCTACGTCTTGAATTCTTCTAAATGCTAAACGACCAATTCTACCAAAACCATTAATTGCTACTTTTACTGCCATTATAATGGCCTCCTTTAAAATGATATTTAAAAAGCTTTAAACTTTTTATTACTAATTTAATATTACCTTTGCTGCTGCTTCATCAGTAATTAAAACTGTATTTTTAGGTGCAATACTTAAGTAAGCTTTAATTGCTTCACCTTTAGATTGTCCACCTGCAACAGCGAAAATAAAATCTTTGGTTTCTAAATCTTCAAGTTGTAGTCCTATTGTCTTTACTTTATAGACTACATTTCCTTGAGTGTCAAAATAGTAACCGAAAGCTTCTGCGACGGCTTGATGATGTTGAAGGCTTTCAATCACCTGTTCTGACGATTGTCTACGATACGCCATCTTCAGCGCATCACCAATACCGTGAATTGTTATATTTGCTTGTTTAATTTTATCTAATGTATGAACCACAGAGGGTTCCATCAGAAGTGTATTATACGTTGATTCACTTACATTATCTGGTACATAAAGTGTTGTATAATAACCACCTGTTTGTTGCGCCATGCTCGCTGAAATCGTGTTAGCTTGATAAATAACATTCTCACCAAGGCCACCACGAGCTGGTACGAAAAATACATTGAATGGTAGAAGATGCATGGCTCGGCTTACATTTGCCATTGTTGAACCACCTGTTACCGAAACAATAGCGTCTTCATATAAGATGTTTTCCAATAATTGTCCAGCTTGTCTTCCCATTTCAGATTTAACATTTTCTTGAGCATCTGCATCACCAGGTATTACGTGAACTTCTTTAATACCAAAAGTT contains the following coding sequences:
- a CDS encoding phosphoglycerate kinase, which codes for MAKKIVSDLDLKGKVVLERADFNVPLKDGKITNDNRIVQALPTIKYIIEQGGKLVLFSHLGKVKQESDKEGLTLKPVADALSEKLGKEVTFVPETRGEKLESAIKNLSEGDVLLVENTRFEDLDGKKESKNDSKLGKYWASLGDVFVNDAFGTAHREHASNVGISTHLETAAGYLMEKEIKFIGGVVNDPHKPVVAILGGAKVSDKIGVIKNLVNIADKILIGGGMAYTFLKAQGKEIGLSLLEEDKIDFAKELLESNGDQIVLPVDAKVAKEFSNDAEITEVSIDNIPSDQEAMDVGPKTVELFSKELEGAHTVVWNGPMGVFEFSNFAQGTIGVCKAIANLKDATTIIGGGDSAAAAISLGFEDDFTHISTGGGASLEYLEGIELPGIKAINDK
- the gap gene encoding type I glyceraldehyde-3-phosphate dehydrogenase, whose amino-acid sequence is MAVKVAINGFGRIGRLAFRRIQDVEGIEVVAVNDLTDDEMLAHLLKYDTMQGRFTGEVEVVDGGFRVNGKEVKSYEEPDASKLPWGDLDIDVVLECTGFYTDKEKAEAHINAGAKKVLISAPAQGDVKTIVFNTNHNDLDGSETVVSGASCTTNSLAPVAKVLSDEFGLVEGLMTTIHAYTGDQMTQDGPHKKGDKRRARAAAQNIVPNSTGAAKAIGKVIPEIDGKLDGGAQRVPVATGSLTEVTVVLEKDVTVEDVNKAMKNASNESFGYTEDEIVSSDVVGMTYGSLFDATQTRVMSVGDRQLVKVAAWYDNEMSYTAQLVRTLEYLAELSK
- the tpiA gene encoding triose-phosphate isomerase is translated as MRKPIIAGNWKMNKTVKEAKDFVNNLPTLPDEKEVESVICAPTIQLDALISLVNDGKAKGLKIGAQNTYFEDNGAFTGETSPVALADLGVKYVVIGHSERRELFHETDEDVNKKAHAVFNHGMTPIICVGETDEERENGKANEIVSNQVEKALEGLSEEQLKEVVIAYEPIWAIGTGKSATSDDANEMCAHVRKTVAKVASQDVADATRIQYGGSVKPNNVKEYMAQSDIDGALVGGASLKVEDFVQLLEGAK
- a CDS encoding sugar-binding transcriptional regulator, whose translation is MKDLIKIQQKLIPDLIDKMYRRFSILTTISNNQPVGRRSLSEHMDITERVLRSETDMLKKQDLIQVKSTGMEITEEGKSVLNQLNEYFNIYTDDNQLADQIKSTFGIKEVHVIPGDADAQENVKSEMGRQAGQLLENILYEDAIVSVTGGSTMANVSRAMHLLPFNVFFVPARGGLGENVIYQANTISASMAQQTGGYYTTLYVPDNVSESTYNTLLMEPSVVHTLDKIKQANITIHGIGDALKMAYRRQSSEQVIESLQHHQAVAEAFGYYFDTQGNVVYKVKTIGLQLEDLETKDFIFAVAGGQSKGEAIKAYLSIAPKNTVLITDEAAAKVILN